A genomic region of Pseudomonas sp. KU43P contains the following coding sequences:
- a CDS encoding pseudoazurin, which yields MFMRSLALLLASVIAAPAVFAEVHEVKMLNRGADGAMVYEPDHLRIAPGDTVRFVPTQSSHNAASIPALLPAKAEPFKSKLSQPFEQTFSVPGLYGIQCIPHLAMGMVMLIQVGDSGAEKPLLPDNLPARAKARFTAQLEKLEASQ from the coding sequence ATGTTCATGCGTTCTCTTGCACTGCTGCTCGCCAGCGTTATTGCCGCACCGGCGGTATTCGCCGAAGTCCACGAAGTCAAGATGCTCAACCGTGGGGCCGATGGCGCCATGGTCTACGAGCCTGATCACCTGCGTATCGCCCCGGGCGATACCGTTCGCTTCGTGCCGACCCAGAGCAGCCACAACGCAGCCAGCATTCCCGCTCTGCTCCCCGCCAAAGCCGAGCCGTTCAAAAGCAAGCTCAGCCAACCGTTCGAGCAGACCTTCAGCGTACCCGGTCTCTACGGCATCCAGTGCATTCCCCACTTGGCGATGGGCATGGTCATGCTGATCCAGGTGGGTGATTCGGGTGCAGAAAAGCCGCTGCTGCCCGACAACCTCCCAGCCCGTGCAAAAGCACGTTTCACCGCGCAACTGGAAAAGCTTGAGGCCAGCCAATGA
- a CDS encoding OprD family porin: MSRVNHAVWVFPLLSVSPLAFADSAQSQSNGFIEDSSWSILNRTVYDQRDYKHGARNSGARNAYKPRSERNGLAEEWAYGLMGTFSSGFTQGLIGVGVDAHAYLGVQLDSGGGRAGKARLLGVDNEGHPKNEYSRGGAAIKMRVSNTVLSYGEQRVKTPVFSSSDSRLLPETATGFFLTSSEIDTLKFVAGHFNESTDRNASSHDQGFVVNYSNGRQGNTFDLAGIVWNPGAAFSGSLYTSRYEDSWNQSYLGSTITHALDDRRSLSLDLNLYRTTDTGKALSGRIDNTTWSLVGRYAQGPHAFSLGWQQVDGNTPFDYVTRGAIFIANAVQMSDFNAPNEKSWQARYDLNMGAYGVPGLNLTALYVRGFDIDGTHVDPNGGYAYLGYGKDGKHWERDLEARYVVQSGKAKGTTFSLRHNVHRGDTAQAELDGDQIRFAVEYPLTGGF; the protein is encoded by the coding sequence ATGAGCCGCGTTAATCACGCTGTCTGGGTGTTTCCGCTGCTCAGCGTAAGCCCTTTGGCCTTCGCAGATTCGGCCCAGTCACAGTCCAATGGCTTCATCGAGGACAGCAGCTGGAGCATCCTCAACCGAACCGTTTATGACCAGCGCGACTACAAGCACGGAGCACGCAATAGCGGTGCCCGTAACGCGTACAAACCGCGCAGTGAGCGTAACGGCCTGGCCGAAGAATGGGCCTACGGCTTGATGGGGACTTTCTCGTCGGGCTTCACTCAAGGCCTAATTGGTGTTGGTGTCGATGCCCACGCCTACCTCGGTGTGCAACTCGACAGCGGTGGTGGCCGTGCCGGCAAGGCCCGACTCCTGGGTGTCGACAACGAGGGGCATCCAAAGAATGAGTACAGCCGTGGCGGTGCCGCAATCAAGATGCGAGTGTCCAACACAGTACTGTCCTATGGCGAGCAGCGTGTGAAGACCCCGGTGTTCAGTTCTTCCGACAGCCGCCTGCTGCCCGAGACCGCCACCGGCTTCTTCCTCACCAGCAGCGAGATCGACACCCTCAAATTCGTAGCCGGTCACTTCAACGAAAGCACCGACCGCAATGCATCGAGCCACGACCAGGGCTTCGTGGTGAACTACTCCAATGGCCGACAAGGCAACACTTTCGATCTGGCCGGCATAGTCTGGAACCCTGGTGCCGCTTTCAGCGGCAGCCTGTACACCTCGCGCTATGAGGACAGTTGGAACCAGAGCTACCTGGGCAGCACCATCACCCATGCCCTCGACGACCGCCGCAGTCTGAGCCTGGACCTCAACCTCTACCGCACCACGGACACCGGCAAGGCGCTGTCCGGTCGTATCGACAATACCACCTGGAGCCTGGTGGGCCGCTATGCCCAAGGCCCCCACGCATTCAGCCTTGGATGGCAGCAGGTGGATGGCAATACACCCTTCGATTACGTGACCCGTGGTGCGATTTTCATCGCCAACGCCGTGCAGATGTCCGACTTCAACGCCCCCAACGAGAAGTCATGGCAGGCGCGCTATGACCTGAACATGGGTGCCTATGGGGTTCCCGGCCTGAACCTGACAGCGCTGTATGTACGCGGCTTCGATATCGACGGTACGCATGTCGACCCCAATGGTGGATACGCATACCTGGGCTACGGGAAGGACGGTAAGCACTGGGAACGTGATCTGGAGGCTCGCTACGTAGTGCAGAGCGGCAAGGCCAAGGGAACGACCTTCTCACTGCGACACAACGTCCACCGCGGCGATACCGCTCAAGCAGAGTTGGATGGCGACCAGATCCGCTTTGCAGTGGAGTATCCGTTGACGGGTGGCTTCTAA